gtatataaATGTGTccttatatgattaaatattattttattattaatttaaaatcacttaatcatataatatatatatatattaaaaaaatgtataaaatgaaaattgcaATGAAAACTTATAGGAAAACTCATCAACCAAATGAACTAGggatgtaaaaatatatatattaaattcataattttaccaCAAAACTAAGTTCGAaagttaaaacatataaattaaaagtgaaattgaaaAGAGAGTTTAATATTGTTATCTGGGAACGtaagttaaaatttgattttagagacaaaaaaaaaaaaaaagataatattgtttaaatataggataatttagaaaaataatataaataaagtagggtattataaataatatttttttttaatgtgtagGTTCATTATTacatcaatataataattaaaatttgtttgataaaaactttttagtgcagtgttatatatataaattaattaattgtataaattaaattatataaattaaaataatattattttaaaataaaaaataaacaattaaagcAAGTAATCCACCACCAATGCATCCTTGGCCCGTACGTAATGTGGTCCTGAACTAAACTGCCTTTTCTGGCTCTCGTAATCCATTAATTAATCGTATTAATGACGTCATGCGTGACGTATTTCAGTCCACCAATACTGCACGAAGCCTATAAAAACGAACAATCACCTGAAATTCAAACATCTGACATCTTATTTTCTTGGTGAACCAATCGAAGCCATGGCCATGTCCACCGCCAAACCCCACATTCTCGTTTATCCATATCCAACCGCCGGCCACGTAACCCCACTCCTCGACCTCACGCGCCGCTTACTTGCCCGCGGCCTATCCGTCACCGTGTTGATCACTGAAAACAACCTATCTTTACTCCAGCCACTTCTATCCTCTCACCAATCTCTTCACCCTCTAATCTTCCCTTATCCAGAAGCTTCCAATGCAAACGGAAGCTTTAATCTCCACACCTCCCTGCACGACCTTCACTATCCCCTCCTCCTTCAATGGCTCCGATCACAAAAGCCCCCTCCCGCCGTCATGATTTTCGATTTCTTCCTCGGTTGGACTCACCAATTAGCCTCCGAGGTCGGCCTGCCACATGTCGTTTTCTCGCCGTCTGGCGCCTTTGGCTTGTCCATGTTTTTTACATTATGGCGGGATTTACCCAAAGTAGAAGACCCTAATAACGGAAACTCGTTAGTAACATTTCCGAACTTACCAAATTGTCCAGTTTTCCCCTGGTATCAGCTCCCTCCTCTTTATACAAGAAACAAAGAAGGAGAGGCAATTTGGGAATTTCGCAAGAACGTTTGGCTGGGAAATATGGCAAGTTGGGGAGTCGTTTTAAACACCTCCACTGAGTTGGAACGAGTTTACATTGAAAACATGAAGAAAGAACTCGGTCACGATTTTATTTGGGCAGTAGGACCTGTTCTGCCTCAAGATGATGACGTGGCCGGCC
This sequence is a window from Mangifera indica cultivar Alphonso chromosome 20, CATAS_Mindica_2.1, whole genome shotgun sequence. Protein-coding genes within it:
- the LOC123203844 gene encoding flavonol 3-O-glucosyltransferase UGT89B1-like, encoding MAMSTAKPHILVYPYPTAGHVTPLLDLTRRLLARGLSVTVLITENNLSLLQPLLSSHQSLHPLIFPYPEASNANGSFNLHTSLHDLHYPLLLQWLRSQKPPPAVMIFDFFLGWTHQLASEVGLPHVVFSPSGAFGLSMFFTLWRDLPKVEDPNNGNSLVTFPNLPNCPVFPWYQLPPLYTRNKEGEAIWEFRKNVWLGNMASWGVVLNTSTELERVYIENMKKELGHDFIWAVGPVLPQDDDVAGRGGSSSMPCHDLMAFLDARGDGSVVYVCFGSRVVLTRKQIDPLAAALEKSGVHFVWCVKQPDEQNVAGDYGDIPDGFLDRVAGRSYIIKGWAPQVEILKHRAVGAFLTHCGWNSTLEGTVAGVVMLAWPMRAEQFMNARVLVEDLGLGIRVGEGTQNIPESNELARLLSESVNGARAERGRAKQVKEAVLKAVAEGGSSYRELDEFVKSIRSLNE